A section of the Streptomyces sp. NBC_00178 genome encodes:
- a CDS encoding LamB/YcsF family protein: MDLNADLGEGFGRWTLTEDDALLTCVTSANVACGFHAGDASVMRRVCDKAAERGVRIGAQVSYRDLAGFGRRAMDVPADELTAEIAYQIGALRVFAEAAGSSVSYVKPHGALYNRVVRDDTQAAAVVAGAVLAGGSPAVLGLPGSRLLAHAGAAGLTPVPEAFADRAYTPQGTLVPRGEEGAVVDDADEVVRRSVRMAVEGAVTGVDGSRIAVAARSLCVHGDTPGAAALARRVRAALEEAGVPVRAFA, encoded by the coding sequence ATCGACCTCAACGCGGACCTGGGTGAGGGCTTCGGCCGCTGGACCCTCACCGAGGACGACGCGCTGCTCACGTGTGTCACCAGCGCCAACGTCGCCTGCGGCTTCCACGCGGGCGACGCCTCCGTGATGCGGCGGGTCTGCGACAAGGCGGCCGAGCGGGGCGTGCGCATCGGCGCCCAGGTCTCCTACCGCGACCTGGCCGGCTTCGGACGGCGCGCCATGGACGTGCCGGCGGACGAACTCACCGCCGAGATCGCCTACCAGATCGGGGCCCTGCGGGTCTTCGCCGAAGCGGCCGGGTCCTCGGTGTCGTACGTCAAACCGCACGGCGCCCTCTACAACCGCGTCGTCCGGGACGACACCCAGGCCGCCGCCGTCGTTGCGGGTGCGGTGCTCGCCGGCGGATCCCCGGCCGTGCTCGGGCTGCCCGGCTCGCGGTTGCTCGCGCACGCCGGGGCGGCGGGCCTGACCCCCGTCCCGGAGGCCTTCGCCGATCGCGCGTACACCCCGCAGGGCACCCTCGTCCCGCGCGGCGAGGAGGGCGCCGTGGTGGACGACGCGGACGAGGTCGTGCGCCGCAGCGTCCGCATGGCCGTGGAGGGGGCCGTCACCGGGGTGGACGGCAGCCGCATCGCGGTCGCCGCCCGCTCGCTGTGCGTCCACGGGGACACCCCCGGGGCCGCGGCGCTCGCGCGGCGGGTCAGGGCCGCGCTGGAGGAGGCGGGCGTCCCCGTCCGGGCGTTCGCGTGA